In Syngnathoides biaculeatus isolate LvHL_M chromosome 8, ASM1980259v1, whole genome shotgun sequence, the genomic stretch TGAATGTATAAAGGACAAGAGTATAACTGAGGCGGCGCACAAGCAATTAGCATATTCATGAGTTATTTGTTCCAATAAGTGAGTAAGTTTGACCCGTCGCAGTGAAGGAAGACTCACAGCCAGAGGAAGACGGCGAAGCCAGAGATGTAAAGGTTCCGCTGGGCCCGGAAAAGCTTCATGTGCATGTGGTCGTGCATGTTGGGCAGCAGCTTGGCGTCCCTGCCGAGATCTTTCACCGAGTACTTCCTCACCTCGCGGACCGCATCTACATGAGGAGATGAACAAACACACCATAGAAActctatcatcatcatcatcatcatcatccgttTGAGATTGTCGGGTGAAAGTGGCAGCTGGTTATTTGTGGGGACTGAATGGGtggcaaatatttaaatacCGGTATTATGATGGTAATAGCCCATCAAATACATACAATACCGAAAAGGGAACTGTCAACTACTTCATTCTCAGGctggtgaaatgaaaagtaTCTGCCACTCAACCCTGGCCATTCAGTCCCAGATTTAACATGGATGCGTTTATCCCCCGCCCGATTTTggtgccaaatatatatttgtggGCGGGGGAGTCGTAAACAACCGTGCACTTACCGAGGAAGAGGACAATAAGTATGATAATCATCGTGAGGAAGACTTTGTTCCAAAAGCGGGCAACCGGGCTCCAGATTCTCAAATTGAAAACGCTCTGCCATCTGAAACACATCCACAAGCGGGCAAAGTTATCACACTTGAGCACTCAAAATGGGGTACACACAAATCAATAAAGGGGCTTAGTTTGACTTTGCCCTTTGTCCTAgtggaaactcttctgtcacatagaacaccagacaccttccgccgactgctccaccctgcttggacccgttttgtcacttccttaccacactcaccctcactctggatcgttgaccccaagtatttgaagtcatccaccctcgccatctcttctccctgtagcctcacacttccccctcagcccatctcattcacgcacatagattctgttttactttggctaatcttccttcctctcctttccagtgtgtacctcacCTTTCCGATTGTTCAtccgcctcctccctgctttcactgcagatcacaatatcatctgcgaacatcacagtccaaggggattccagtctaacctcatctgtcagcctatccgttactaccgcaaacaggaaggggctcagcgcggatccctgatgcagtcccacctccaccttaaattcttctgacacacctacggcaaaacctcaccgctgttctgctgccctcatacgtgtcctgtactattcttacagatttctccgccacaccagacttgcgcatgcagtaccacagttcctgtctcGGTACTCCGTCGTAGGccttctctaggtctacaaagacacaatgtagctctgtatttttccacgagcatcctcaaggcaaataatgcatctgtggtacgctTTCTAggcatactgttgctcgcagaaacttacttctgacctgagtctagcctccactactctttctcataacttcattgtgtggctcatcacctttattcctctgtagtttccacagttctgaacgtcacctttgtttgtaaaaatgggGACTATCACACGTTTACTCCATTCtcctggcatcttctctctcgctagtattctattgaataagttggtcaaaaactccacagccacctcaccaaattgcttccatacctccaccggtatgtcatcaggaccaactgtctttccatgcGTGACTACattaataaattactaaaaGTGGAACATCAAGTCTCTCTaatcgctgtttttttttaaacacaacccAGACCACAAAATAATCGCccatcatattatttttttggggatacAGGCTGACTTGATCAAAAAGGTTGGACTCGCGGGTCAAAGCAGACTCGGTTATCGAACTGCGCGCACCCTGCTTGTGTATCGTTCGAAATGTTCGCGAGGATAAAACATTCCGCATCACCTCTTAGCTGAAATGAAGGGCAGGCAGAGGATGACGAGGAGGCCAATCTCCATGTAGAGGAAGAGGGCCACGGCGGTCCATTGCAACGTCATCTCTCAGAGGTGATGACAacttgaaacacacacacacaaaaagagagaTTAGGGAACACTGGTTTTACAACCTCCGTCATCTTGCAGCAGGTTGAATAGAAGGCGTGGTCCATCGCTGACAATTGTCTACTCGTATGTCAACACTACTTGGGATCACTTTACTTCGAGACAATAGTTTTTAACAAGACATTTCACGCCGCGAGGCCATTTCAAGCAACTGTGTGACGTGAACTACTCCTCACAAAAGACacgaaaaagtgaaaaaaaaaaaaaaaaaaatcatacattcacGTAGTTTCCCCATGAGCACAGCAATTAAAGGTACTTCTactctgttttattttagtttttttttttaaatatcagaaCGTTTCTTACTCGCGAAGTACGCGGCTTGTTGACTTACCGGCAAAGCAGACAACCAACGACGAAAAGAAAATCTAATTTTTACCAAACAATTTTGGAGCCATTTAAAGTTGTGACCGTCTGCGTTTCGCACTTCCTGCTCATGCGCCCCACAACGTTTCCGGTAAGAACAATGTCTTCCGCTTGCTTTCAAATTGAAACTTTCCTGCACTCGTGCTTCACGCGGGAGGGCAAAATCACGCTATAGCAGCAAAAATTACTTCAACCATactacagtaaatgtttttttgcttttaaggACGATactttgaattttaaaacagcTCAATTCGGTCTCGTAATCGCTCTTCTTTTGAAGGTGAGTGACTTCTGGTTCGCTCCAGTCAAAATCTTTATCAGTGTTTTCAACTTCCTTTGATGGatcattatttgaaaaaaaaaaaaaaaaagacatcaacagATAAGGGtcaatatatacatttatttacactTAATTTTAAAGCAACACGCAGGTTTAGTCAACAGATGGAGCCATTTTTAAGTGTGTCAAACATTTCGAAACATTCAAATTTAGGCCATTTGTCTCAAGGTAACtcgttgttaaaaaaaacaaaaacaaaacaaaactgtttttctaTCCTTAGCACCACTATCCTAGCATTTATTCATTAATGAAAACAAGTGTATCCCTAGCATTTATTCATTAATGAAAATAAGCATGAAAAGGCCAATAACTCGTGGTGGACTTTCTGGGAACCGAGACCACGTGACCATTTGGTGAAATCTCCCATTAGTGCgcctcaagtcttttttttttttttccccattttggaTTTAGTCGTTGAAGGCGACAAACCATCACGGTGCCATAAATAATTCAGAATTAATTAAAGCTGTTCCGCACAATTCACACTAGGAATTATATGTGCCGataatttctttatttataatttagTCACATTCTTTTATGTGCACAGTCATACAAAcatagtttgaatttttttaaattgaatagacggcacagtggatgactAGTTAGCACAGCTGCCTCACGGTTCAGAGGTCCTCTATTCAagtccggtgtgacggtctgagcagtCCCccttgctgaaaagtctccttgtgatgaatgcgcatgcgttactaacaggggaactcggggtacgtagcagacgcggACTCGGAAATtacccggtctcatagttccccttcttttacacactgtaaagttgtttttttccccaattttctgatgagtttaattcacttgaacagatttttgtttacgattgttgttgttcactgttaaCTCTCTGCATCACCTTCATAAGATGAcggttttttgcaaaaaaagcaatgtcaatattttcccaaattcatcagtggataagtaagaaaacattttctgtgaaatttttgatgagtTTCATTATACGGAACTCTACAAatagaatttgattttcaaatgcgaggaaaaaaaaaagtttgaattttttatctgaaatgggacgtcgcagagacaacaaatgaacaacacggttagcatgtattttcccattgcgagtccttatttccacaaatatatcgaactgactgacttaaaatttaatgtttttatgacccaaaatgcttagttttttgctatgctatggtgatagtgcttcacagcgtattttgggaaaagttaacatgccacggaaatcgggccctagggaatatgcaaggtttcttgctatgtttgttctgtctttcctttgcacttcgccttttttgtcttaccaagtcgaattaaaaatccttcatgtcaccagaactgaaaaaatgccaAGCTCACAtcaccagttttaattctacatgccaaattttgaggataaacccgccataatccaacctgtaaaccatgtcctgcGCACGTTGtaggagtaccaagatggcgcccaactggcttcaaccaaatcgacataccgctcgatgcgGATGCGCCATCCCAGGGctcaacaacctttttgaggctgaggtctacttcgtgagcaccgatcgtatgaagggcgacGCGACCTGTTTGCGACAAAAAGACTCacttcattacacgtacataaaatattttagttATAACTTATTGTAGTAAacgacattacaggtattttaaaatttgaactcacataagcaagtcagattcagaatttaaagcacaaataatagtaacaatttgtagCTTATGCTATTTCTAGAACgtacctcgcgggctaccattcgcccgcgggcaccgcgttggtgacccctgctgtaAACCATATCCTCCTCATGTtgtgggagtaccaagatggcagccaactggcttcaaccaattgacATACCACTCGAAGTGTATGTGCTatccagtccttttttttttttttttttttttttttttttaaatatcaatggTCTCGACATGCTCTGCAACTGGCTGGGAAACCAGCGCACATTAAAACCTGCCCAAaggcaggcagcatgggatcgagcTCACTCACGACACAAAAAATGAGCCGAGTGCAATTAAAAATGATCGCTCATGTTCCCCAATCGTGAGCCGAGCCATACGTGCTCTGCAGGTAGTCTATTACGGCTGACGTACTACATAAAGAATTGAATACTTTTCTCTCGGGCTGAGAGCTGACCCTGTCCAGCATGTAGATGAGATGATTGTGGAAGCAAGTAAACGGGGTGCCCTGCTGGACCGAAATGTCCACCCAGTCCCACACGCACTCCAGAGGCGTTTCTTCGTGACCGGCGAACAGGGCCGGGTTCGCCAGCAACCCTCGCGCTGCCATCACACCTAGAAAACAATCAAAtccattttaacaaaatatgttCACAGACGCAATTtggatttaatttttcatttaaaaaaaaaaaaaaaaaaaacatcaccatcAACACCGGTGAGCTGGTGGACCGACTCCACGTCGCTTGGGTACTTGATGTCGCCGTTGGCGATGACCGGAATCGACACGCTGCCTTTGATCGTCTTGATGGCGTCGTAGTGGACCGGCTGGTGTCGCTCCTCCGACGTGCGACCGTGCACCGTGATCCACGATACGCCCGCGGACTCGGCCTTCTGGCACAGGTCCACCGTCTTCCTCAAGTCCTTGTGAATTCTACAGATTCATACAATTGTGATCATCTTTGCTCACTTCACAAAACCAGGACTGAacgactcctttttttttttttaccttattttgatggatgttgtataGTTTGGATTGTCCACTCGGTTCCTGACATGTCTGACCATGTCTTTGACCAGCTCAGGCTTGTTGATAAGGCACGCGCCATATCCTGCGGACATGGCCCATctgaaagcaaaatattttcgATCACGAAAGTACGGGGGGGAGCCTCGATAAAATCGAGAAATCGGATATAATGGACCGTCAAAACGAAACAATGTGTCCAGAAATAGTTTCCAGTTTTCACTGAAACTGCCGGTGACCAAGTTTGTTAGTTCCAGAATGGGGAGTTATTGTTTATTGGCATTGTGGGAGTGCTTGGTccagtagcatttgtttgcaattacagagatcaaatgtttcctgtagttgttcaccaggtttgcacacactgcaggagggattttggcccactcctccacacagatcttctctagatcagacaggtttctgggctttcgctgagaaacacggagtttcagctccctccaaagattttctattgggtttaggtctggagactggctaggacacGCCAGAaatttgatatgcttcttacggagccactcctcggttttcctggctatgtgcttcgggtcattgtcatcttgaaagacccagccacgacccatcttcgatgctctgactgaggggaagaggttgttccccaaaatctcacaatacatggccgcggtcctcctctcctcaatacagtgcagtcgtcctgtcccatgtgcagaaaaacacccccaaagcatgatgctcgcAACCCCGTacgtcacagtagggacggtgttcttgggatggaactcatcactcgtcttcctccaaacactgttagtggaattatgaccaaaaagttccattttggtctcatctgaccacaaaactttctcccatgactcctctgtatcatccaaatgttcattggcaaacttaagacgggccttgacgtgtgctggttgaagcagggtgaaccttccgtgtcatgtatgatttcaaaccatgacgtcttagtgtattggcaacagtcaccttggaaacggtggtctcagctcttttcaggtgctGTCatttagtcctgggctgattcgtcacctttctaaggatcattgagaccccacgaggtgatatcgtgcatggggctccactccaattgagattgaccgtcgcatttagcttcttccgtttcCGAATGATTGtgccaacagtggactttttttcccccaccaagctgcttggcaatttctctttccagccatgtggagttgtagaattttgtctctggtgtctttggacagctctttggtcttggccatgttacaagtttgagtcttactttatgcggctaacgacctcacatgggtgcatctgattcaggataatacatggagtggaggtggacttttaaaaacgtctttgagggtcagaattccagctgatcgacaggtgttcaaatatgtatttgcagctgtatcacacaaataaatcgttaaaaaaattcatacattgtgatttctggatttttctttttagacaatctctctcacagtggacatgcacctaaaatgaaaatttcacacccctcctaAAGCCAGATCATGTCactaaacatacacacacaacagaGGCAGATTATCTTATATCAGAATCAAGCTCCTTTGAAATGTGGACTAGCTGTGTCAATCCAACCGAGGAATGGAACTTAAAAGAAGCGAGACAAGCACCTCTGGGGGCATCCACAGTTCAGGTCAACTCCGTCAGAGAAAGGTGCAACTGCGCACGTTGCAGCAACCAGAGTTTGAGGATCATGGGCAGCAAACTGCACAATCAGGGGTCTGTCACCTATGGCAGACAATCAccaaaaacacaacattaaaaaaaaaaaaaaaacaagtaccaAGTAGCGATGTAGTCAGTCACGTGGATCAGTGGGAAGcaaaataaagtcattttatttgactttagAATGACTGTTACTCACACTCATTTGTGGTGAATTCACTGTCTCTTGCTTTGACGGATTGCACAAAGTCAGAAGCAACAATCATTGGAGTGAAGCAAATGTCACAGTTGTACTTCCTCACCAATGACCTGAAAGCCAGCCTGGAGAGAAATGAGACGACAATACTTAATCaaaacttggggaaaaaaaaaaagtttagagcGGAAATAGATGAAGCAAACATGATATGTTGGTTAAATGGAAACTCCCGCATCAAAAATCGAGGTGTagactaaacaaaacaaaaacgcttCAACGGAAATAAAAGCAGggacaaaaatccacaacaaaaGATGGAACTTACTTTGAATATCGCACCATCGGCGCACAAATCTTGACCACGTTTCCGTCTTCAAACATGTCAACGATGCTGTTGGAGTTCATAGTCTTCATCGTTAGCACTTAGCTTAAGCAGCTAACGCTCCTCGGTGCCCACGTCGATTGTTGGCGAAACGCCCCGTCAAGTTGCATTTAACTggttcacataaaaaaataaagaaaaataccgCGTTTCTAACGTGTGTTTGTCAGAGTAAAGCTAAAGATAGGAGCAAAGTTTCGGATTTCGTGCTCGACACATGGAAGTCAAGGCTTGCGTCCAAGACGCCGCAAAACATGGGCGTGGCCTTTAAAAAATGACGCCAGCAAACACTAAATCGTCCCGTATgttaaaaaacaatgtaaaatcaATTAACGTTTGCCTACAAGTTAGAAATACttaaaatgcaacaaaacatgaaaatatacaTTGCACACCGCACATGAGTTGAGGTAAATTTGATCAGGAGGAGGAAGGCATGCATCAGAggtttccatagtgtagtggttatcacgttcGCCTAACACGCGaaaggtccccggttcgagaccgggtggaaacatgatttttttttttttttttactcggacaaaattttaggaaaatagAATCATGGGTGAAAgagaaaattttaggaaaatggaaTCATCATCAATCAAGTCCAATCAATCTCCCTGTGATacggaagttgttttttttccccctctaaaGTGAAGTCGTTGCACTCTTGAGTCACGATGAGGCGCTCAAGTACCACTGAACAAGAAGGTCATTCAAAACTGCAACTTAAAGAGTTCTGTGGCCCGGGCTctatgtggggttttttttccgggtactccaTTTAGCACACGACCTTCCTGAGAATAAACTAAGGAGAATGGATGCATGGAAGATCATGTGAAATTAATAACacaatgatttcaaaacaacttTCTCAATGAATTGAGACTATCTCGATTATACATGTGCATCTACCGTTGATACCTGGAACAAAGTCATGGGAATTATGATTTCCAAACACCAATGACATAACATTCTCAAAAATATCATTCATCCCATCAAATGAAGCAGTAATTGATCTTGAATTACTTtatttaaaatggcaaaaaagtcAACGGCACAATATAAGCATGAAACATCAGCGAGGCACAGACGCTGCAAATAATGTAAGTCACTTGAAAAATTCATCAAATGTTAAAACCtattaaaacttgaaaaaaaaaaaaacaataaatacaaattccaCTGAAATGCCATCAAAAGTGAAGCGCAGCTTGTTATTTTCCACTAATGGGCCAGTGAGTGATTTCAACAATACTGTCACTCCGGATTCATATTCCATCCGCAATGTGCATAAATCATTCCTACTAAAAGCTTACACAATACACCGTTAGCATCACACTTTTGGTATCAATAGCTAGAACAAAGGCTGTGAAGAGCTCATTTTGTGCTAAATTTAGTGcaggaatgaaaataaaaaaataaaccaacctCATAGCTAAGTATCCCTTGTACAGTGAGTGATTTCTAAGAATGCAGCAAAAATCGGTGAATTTTATCTTCCTTTCCATAATCGGCGCAGTTATTATCAGTCTCTGCTCTCCTTAATAAACCAGGCAGCGCTCAATTTGGTGGGACGCCTCAACGTGGGCAAGTCATTAGCTTTCCCTGTTcatgatgtgcaaaaaaaaaaaaaaaaagactgaagacCGAGATAGTACAGTACTCCTGGAAATTAATACAAAAGGTCATTTCTAATGGATGACTCATCCACTGGCAGGATTATTAAATTTACTTCGGACTGCGTCTTTAGATTTCTGCTGGAA encodes the following:
- the dus4l gene encoding tRNA-dihydrouridine(20a/20b) synthase [NAD(P)+]-like → MKTMNSNSIVDMFEDGNVVKICAPMVRYSKLAFRSLVRKYNCDICFTPMIVASDFVQSVKARDSEFTTNECDRPLIVQFAAHDPQTLVAATCAVAPFSDGVDLNCGCPQRWAMSAGYGACLINKPELVKDMVRHVRNRVDNPNYTTSIKIRIHKDLRKTVDLCQKAESAGVSWITVHGRTSEERHQPVHYDAIKTIKGSVSIPVIANGDIKYPSDVESVHQLTGVDGVMAARGLLANPALFAGHEETPLECVWDWVDISVQQGTPFTCFHNHLIYMLDRVSSQPERKVFNSLCSTSAVIDYLQSTYGSAHDWGTMTLQWTAVALFLYMEIGLLVILCLPFISAKRWQSVFNLRIWSPVARFWNKVFLTMIIILIVLFLDAVREVRKYSVKDLGRDAKLLPNMHDHMHMKLFRAQRNLYISGFAVFLWLVMKRVVTLINQLASVSGTTAALQAQAENANKAAEKYLEDNELLKKTLMEGTGDKATAEGMELLRKELEKLKEELKTSEDALKKSESDADGLKKQTDGLAREYDRLLKEHQELQNIQSPVDKKED